The genome window AGAGTGGCCACAGGCTCCTCAGGCTGCTCTTTTATCTCCTCCATGGGCAGCCATTCCACCATTTGCAAGGAAGgaatgaaagggtttttttccccagggattAGGGTTTGCAGTTCTTcggtattcttttttttcccatcatgttcctttttttctagagatgggctctttgttgtttctttaacaTGGTTTCTCAAGGGAATGAGAATAAAGTTGTCGCACCCTCTTTCCATCTCTCCTAAAGTAGCTTTCAAACCTGCTGGACAACTTCTAACAAATCTAGCAGCCGAGCACCAGTCTCAGATACTTCAGGTTACACCTGAAGGTCTCACCCCTGAGGAGAAACAGGTAACTCCCATCATGGGCCAGAGCTGGAGGAAACCAGGCTTTTGTGGTTCCACAAAAACCTCCTCCTGCGGTAATATTTGCTTTACTGGGTACTTTAGGGCCAGTTTGTTGTGGATGTTGTGGGTCTTCCTCTCCAGGCACCAAACAGCTCATGGCCAAAGCAAAGAGCATGTGGACAATTACGACCCCGGTGGCTGGGAGTGTTGGGTCCCAACACAAAGATGGTGCCACCTCCTCACCCTGGTGCTCCCAGGCATGACTCAGAGGAGGGACacatctcctccttccctcccagggcACCAAGTGCAAGGCCATGGGGAAGGACTGGTTTTGGGGATGCCATTAATGTCCCCTACTGTGGCTGCTGCTCTTCCAAGTGGGACTTCCCATGCGCTGTTACTTTTCTGACACCATCTGGTGACTAATTTAGCACCTAGAAAATAACACCAGCATTTCTATGAGGGTTTGGGTAGGATTTCTTTAATCAGATGGCTTTTCTTCATCATTTCCTTCCTCCCATCTGAACATGTAAACGTAAACAGCGTTTCTGTGATGCTGGGGCAGTTTACTTTGCATCAGCTGAAGGATGCGTTTCTTCTCCAAAGGCCATGTgccacctccctccttccttctgcgTATCCCAGTCAACGTGACGTCTTCCAGCTCAGCCTACGTGTGCGCGCACACGCGCTTACTAACTTTTACATCTTAATTGAAAGGGCGGCATACATTTAAGCCTTAATAATGACATCCTGTCTTCCCAAACGGTTTTTAATCTTGAAACGAAGCAGTGAACAAAGGCAGCAGCGCGGGGTTGCCGAGTGAGGCTGCTGGCACACGTGGGGATGGGAGCGACCTGCCAAGAAATGAGTTTTTAGGGTTCAGATCCAAAGCGTGTGCCTGACGGTCTGCGGGTGATGAAGAGGAGGATTTGATGAGTAGGAGCTGGGTGCGAGGTTTCTTCCAGAGCTATTAAATAGGATAAAAGACAAATCTCCGTTTAACATGGTGCCCTGGTATGTCTCTGTGCACTGGCCCATGGGCCACCCCTGCATTTGCCTTTACCTCTTCCTAGCCTGGCTCGTTAGTATAAACTGCTGGGGGTTATGGGCTGGGGCATTCCCTTGCTGTTTGTCCTGAGAATAAGAGAGTTAAAGTCTCTGGATGCTCTTATAACACAGACGAGGGGAATATGAAGCAGCTTTTCCTTGCGCTGGAGTTTGAGATGCCAGACTCTGAAGCCATAATTGCAGCTATATGGGAAATACTACTTTATGGCCAATGGTATGGCTTAAAAATCCCTCAAATCCTGACTTATATCTGTCTCTCGGTGCTTCAATGCTGAAAGATCAAACCATTCATAAAAATGATGCTCGTGAATAACATTGATGCGAGCCCAACCTTTGCGCTTCGGAGGGGATCAGGTCCTTGGCCGTTGGAGATGCCATTTAAAGACATTCGAAGACTGAATGAGAAACCATCGCTTTGAGGGGTGGAGTTCAATTGTTACTGGTGAGGACTCTTCCAAGGACAGTCGCTTTGGGCTGCCACACCGCAATAGGCAAGAAGCcagggaaaaacaataaaaagaagtgAACGCAATACAGAGAAACTGTGTGCCGTGCCTAgagatgctgctgtttctttatttacttCTTGTCTGTTCTAAAAAGAGGGgattaaaagagagaaaaaagagagagaagaagaaaaacaggaaaaaagaagtgggaaggaaaaaaggggggggggaggaaaaaaaaaaagggaaaaaagagaagtccTTCAAAAAGGAGCAATCAATGTGCACGGCTAATTGACCAAAGCCCTGCCAAGCAAATCTTTTGTCAGATCATCTGCCCAAAATGAAAACCCCGGACTCAGCAGGCCCCGTTACCGGCGGTTCTGCCTACGAAGCAGGAAAGCGTAAAGCCCCCGGTTCCCGCTGCTTTGTGAAAAAGCCCTCGCGACACCAGCCCCGTCTCCCCCCGCCACCGGCTGCTATAAAGCGGGGTGTCCAACCTTGCTGTCCATCGCGGCTTTTGGTTTGGCTCCCGCTTTTTGGTcttggagagcagccagcagaaaATGTCTCAATACTCAGGAAAAGTAAGTAACGACCCGACCGCTTCCCTTCCAGCCTGGGGCCGGAGAGCCCGCGCATCCTCCGGGTTGAAGGAGTAGGTTAGGATAATATCCCGGAGGATGCAACGTGAGCGATGGTACCGGGTGTAAACTCAGTAGCAAGGGACGGGGAGGGTGCAGCAGAAGGAGCTGCGTTTTGGGAGTGGAGTTTCCTGTTTAAACATTCCTCCTGGAAATATGTGTGAGCGAGCAGGAGGCGGCGAGAAGTGTCGTAAATGCGGGATGCGCTGCGTtcccagaaaaacaaatacagttcTTAGGAAAAAATGCCAGTGATGCCGTGCTCCTCTTGCTGGAAAGCAGctaaaaaacctaaaccaaaccaTCCTAAAATGAAGCATCTGCAAGAGATTCCCATCTGCTCCAAAGTGGGGTCTGCTCCTCACCGTGGGCCcgttctcctccctcccctcagatCACGTTTTACGAAGGCAAATGCTTCACGGGCAGAAAGCTGGAGATCTgcggcagctgcagcagcttccaGGACCGAGGTTTCCTCAACCGGGTCAACTCCATCTGCGTCCAGAGCGGGGCTTGGGTCTGCTTCGATCACCCCGACTTCCGAGGGCAGCAGTACGTCCTGGAGCACGGCGAGTATCCCAATTTCTACCGCTGGAACGGCCGCAGCGACCACCTGGGCTCCTGCCGGCCCATCGGGATGGTGAGTGGATCCCAGCCGGAGCATCGGTGGGACAGAGCTGTCATCGGGCTTTGTTTCTCCTGGTCACAGGAGCAACATGAATAAGTGTCATAAAAATATATGCTCTTTAGAAATAATACGTCCCATTGAGattttcctgtggtttttcaGTTGAGGTGGCAAGGTCCAGCCAGCGTCAcgtgtttttgctttttaatgtgaGTCGCTCACGGGGGCATTAGGAAGGAGGGTCGTTGCGCAAGGCAAGTTTGAGTCATGTCAGCCTGGtctccccgggcagccccagggctTTCCGAACCAGCCCCGTGGGGCAGCTGGGCTGCTCCTAGCCAATTTTAGCCAAATTCTCCACggttgcaaaaaaacccaaaccagtaatCCCAGACTAAACCCATTCTTTCCCCCATACTAGGTAGTCCCCTCATGAAGTTTTTAAAAGCACCACCCAGAGGAAGGTTTAATCGGGAAGATTGAAAAGTAGCAAAGAAAAACGAATCTGGGTTAGGTCTTTCCATTCACCTCTCCTATCACTCATGACCCCTGGGGCAACGATGAGCCCCCATGCGGCTGGTGGGATTTCTTACTGGCCCCGAAGCTGCTTTTTGGCAGGGCAAGGGCTTTGTTTCATGTCCATAATGTCCTTCCCAAAGCACCTCCGTGGTCCGCACAGGGAGGGATGCTCTGCTCTGGAGCCTGGCCGGCGTGAGGACGTGCTCCTCTTTTGCTGGCCCACGATTCTCCCCATGAGATGCCAGCGAGTGCTTCGAGGCATTTCTGCAGCGCAGATTCCCGGAGGAATGTTTGCTCAGGCTCGGTATCCATTCGGCTGCTGCCGGCAGCCGCCTGCTGTGGGGTTTGGCATCGCAGCCCGGCCTTCTTGTGCGTTGAcgtggtttatttaaaaaatgcatttaggtATTCCTTGAATTTGGCTTAAAAATATCCTTTCAGCTCGCTCTGTCCCACATACCTATGCCGCAGGCTGCAGAAATCTCCCAGGAGGAACTTACGTCGTGTCACCCTCAAGGGCCCACGCAGCAAAGACGATGCTGGGacagtttcttttggtttttgcttaactttttccttaaagaaaggCACAACAGCTCCCATCAGGACCCGCAGCTACACGTGGAACTGGAGGCAATGTAGATTAGTTTAGGGAAACTGTCGAACATGTTTGTACGCTCTGgatatctctctttttttgctgtgtgAGTGCATGGAGAGCAGGGGCTGTAGCTGATGCTGTATTTGGGATGGAGGGTTTGTGGGGCCGGTGGGGGGAGATCTGTGGGTGGACGAGGGGCTACATGTGCCTGAGCTCAGCGCGTCCCTCGAGCGCTGTGTGCCCATGTGGATGGCAGCTGCAGGAAGGTGCAGAGACGAGGGTTTTCTGGCTGGGAGGTCGCATGAGTTTGTGCGTGCTCTGTGCGTGCTGGTGTTGGCTGCTTTTCACATTCCCCTTCCAAAGACCCTTCCGTCTTCCTCTTTGTCGTATAAAAGCCAGGGAAAAAATTTGctggatctcttttttttttatttttttggttgacTCGAATGCCTTTGTCCCCAGCACGGCGAGCACTACAGGATCGAAATATTTGAGGGGAGCCACTTTAGAGGTCCCAGCCTGGAGCTGACGGAAGATTGCTCCTTCCTGCAGGGACAAGGCTGGGACAAGACCTGCATCAATGCCCTCAAAGTGTACGGCGACGGCGCGTAAGTAACCGCACGCAGCCACCACGTGCTCCCTGCCCCGCACCCCTTGTACCCAGCACCGCAGggcagccaggcagctgcagagacTCCCCCCCCATCATGGAAAAAATCTGTCGATGCCAGGGGAGCTCGGAGAAAGCCTCAAAATGTGACTTAAGCCTATGGCTTAAAGGTAAATTTTGGTGCCTGCCCATCGAGAGTTGCTTCGAAGGGGTATGATTTTTGGAAGGTGGCATCTAAGCATAAGCTACGAGAGTTCTGTCACACCTTTTTTAAGGCATGTGAAACAAGAAGCCCCAAAACatctatctttctttctttctttctttctttctctttctttctttctttctttctttctttctttctttctttctttctttctttctttctttctttctttctttctttctttctttctttctttctttctttctttctttctttccttctttccttctttccttctttccttctttctttctttccttctttctttccttctttccttctttctttccttctttctttccttctttctttccttctttctttccttctttctttccttctttccttctttctttccttctttccttctttccttccttctttccttccttctttccttccttctttccttccttctttccttctttccttccttctttccttccttctttccttccttctttctttccttctttccttctttccttctttccttcctgccttcctgccttcctgccttcctgcctttctctctttctctctttctctctttctttctctttctctctttctctctaataCTTCTGAGCATGCTTCCAAACATCTCTTTAAAATCCACGCAGAGGCCTTTGGGg of Rissa tridactyla isolate bRisTri1 chromosome 2, bRisTri1.patW.cur.20221130, whole genome shotgun sequence contains these proteins:
- the CRYGN gene encoding gamma-crystallin N, translating into MSQYSGKITFYEGKCFTGRKLEICGSCSSFQDRGFLNRVNSICVQSGAWVCFDHPDFRGQQYVLEHGEYPNFYRWNGRSDHLGSCRPIGMHGEHYRIEIFEGSHFRGPSLELTEDCSFLQGQGWDKTCINALKVYGDGAWVLYEEPNYRGRMYVVERGEFSSFNAWQARSANVQSIRRVINYF